DNA from Microbacterium sp. SORGH_AS_0969:
ATCACTCGGGAATGGATGCCGAGCAGCTCATCGACCACCACACGGTAGCCCGTCTCCTCCCGCACCTCGCGCCGGACCGCGCGCTCGGGGTCCTCCCCCGCCTCGAGACCGCCCCCGGGGAGCGTCCACGCCGCCCGACGGCCCTCGACCCAGTGCGCCAGCAACAAACGGTCGCTCGAGCCGGTGACGATGGCATAGGCGGCGACTCGCATGTCCATTGCGACACCATAGCGGCGCGACGGCGGCGGCGTGCGCCTCGGACCGTGAAGAGTCCCGCATCGGCCGGAGCCGGGGTGACGAAGATGTGGAGCCTGGGAGATTCGAACTCCCGACATCCTGCTTGCAAAGCAGGCGCTCTACCAACTGAGCTAAGGCCCCGTGGGGATGGGGTGGGGCTACCAGGACTTGAACCTGGGACCTCTTCATTATCAGTGAAGCGCTCTAACCGCCTGAGCTATAGCCCCGTTGTGACGACGTGATGTCGTCAACCTCGAAGACTTTACCGGAATCCCGAGGTTTTTCCGAATCGGCCTCAGTTCGAGGTGAAGCCGACCAGGAGACCGCCGGTCACCTTGACCGCGAGGTTGTAGATTCCGGCGACGACCGCGCCGAGAACCGTGATGACGACCAGGTTGAGGATCGCGACGATCGCCGCGAACGCCATCACCTGGGGGAGCCCGACGTACTGCGACAGCGTCGCGCCGCCGTCGGTGAAGCTCGTGAAGAACTCGTCGAGTTTCGTGATGAGGCCCGTGGCGCTCACGACGAGATAGATGAGGAAGTACGACACCACGGTCACGATCGCGACCGCCACGGCGGCCAGGAACGACAGCTTCACCGCCGACCAGAAGTCGATGTAGACCAGGCGCAGGCGGACCTGCTTGGCGGGGGTCTTGTGAGTCGACTTCTTAGCGAGCTTGTCGGCTACCGTGCTCATGCGTCAGTACTTTCCTCGGGGGTCTCGGGAGCGGAGGCGTCGGCCTCGTCCGCAGGGGCTGCGGCGGGCTCCGTGGTCGTCTCCGTCGTCTCTGCCAAGTTTCGTTCGGCGTTTCGAGCGATCGCGATGATGCGATCGTCGCCTCCAGCACGGGCGAACACGACACCCATCGTGTCGCGTCCCTTGGCGGGCACCTCGGCCACGGCAGAGCGTACCACCTTGCCGCTGGCAAGAACCACAAGGACCTCGTCGCCCTCGGAGACCATCATTCCGCCCGCGAGGACGCCTCGATCGTCGGTCAAACGAGCCACCTTGATGCCCAGGCCGCCGCGGTTCTGCATGCGGTACTCGGTCACCGCCGTGCGCTTGGCGTAGCCGCCCTCGGTCACGACGAAGACGTACTCGTCGTCCTTGGCGACGGATGCCGAGAGCAGGCTGTCGCCCTCGCGGAAGTCCATGCCCTTCACGCCCGACGTCGACCGACCCATCGGCCGCAGCGCGCTGTCGGTCGCGGAGAACCGCAGCGACATTCCCAGCCGACTGATGAGGAGGATGTCGTCGCCCTCGTCGACCAGCAGAGCGCTCACCAGTTCGTCGGCCGTGCCGGGCTCGGTGTCGTCGCCCTCCTCGGCCACCTGGCCGCGGAGCTTGATCGCGATGACGCCGCCCTGCCGGTTGGTGTCGTACTCGTCGAGGCGCGTCTTCTTCACCAGACCGTTGCGGGTCGCCAGCACCAGGTAGGTGGCGACGTTGTAGTCGCGGATGTCGAGGATC
Protein-coding regions in this window:
- a CDS encoding DUF3566 domain-containing protein translates to MSTVADKLAKKSTHKTPAKQVRLRLVYIDFWSAVKLSFLAAVAVAIVTVVSYFLIYLVVSATGLITKLDEFFTSFTDGGATLSQYVGLPQVMAFAAIVAILNLVVITVLGAVVAGIYNLAVKVTGGLLVGFTSN